From a single Bacillus gobiensis genomic region:
- a CDS encoding FAD-dependent oxidoreductase produces MNTFHNGVLIVGGGPVGLALSLVLSKYKIPSLILEARDEPTSKDESRAITWMPRGMEFLEWLGIFSHFNEKGVRRILHQFENQRGKLLGWSFDTLETPYQFSLQLPQHDTEVILEDIARKTGIVEIRRGHKVLGAAQTKDKVTVKVQSKEGSYELSAPLGVGCDGASSVIRGKLGIDKTWRDYGMDSAVADFEMECGLPKNISNIVLDPYRPYGFFYFAPRRWRFIYRINKGESREEATSADFISKLLKERLPDANVRQMLWASAFRLGQGQSHTYRKGRWLLAGDAAHAMGPSAGAGMMVGILGAWRLGWRLALSLKTHKDFSAFLDDYSVEQRVGASEIQNNNALIFRNIAITNLFLAEGRSLLIKTISNLSAIGKKAMEKEALLSQILPVDHSFDQIRPEGSISLKKFGKWVTGKRVPYILEETDFHPLRKMGLEHSLISIGRYQPEEEKRLFADIYKGIAFPVNKDLLIPNKNSKYRNGSQAYIFALVRPDQHIISIFKIK; encoded by the coding sequence ATGAATACTTTTCATAACGGTGTTCTTATCGTAGGTGGAGGTCCAGTAGGTTTAGCCCTTTCTCTTGTATTATCAAAATATAAGATTCCTTCTCTCATTCTTGAAGCAAGAGATGAGCCTACATCAAAGGATGAATCAAGGGCCATTACATGGATGCCAAGGGGAATGGAATTTCTAGAATGGTTGGGGATATTTAGTCATTTCAATGAAAAAGGAGTACGGCGGATTTTACACCAATTTGAGAATCAACGTGGAAAACTTCTTGGGTGGTCGTTTGATACACTGGAGACTCCCTATCAATTTTCTCTTCAATTACCCCAGCACGATACGGAGGTAATACTCGAAGACATTGCGAGAAAAACAGGAATCGTAGAAATTCGCAGGGGTCATAAGGTATTGGGTGCTGCTCAAACAAAAGATAAAGTTACCGTTAAAGTTCAAAGTAAAGAAGGGTCATATGAACTGTCCGCCCCTTTGGGAGTTGGATGTGATGGAGCGAGTAGTGTCATTAGAGGCAAGTTAGGAATCGATAAAACTTGGAGAGATTACGGTATGGATTCTGCAGTTGCAGATTTTGAAATGGAATGTGGTCTTCCTAAAAACATTTCGAATATTGTTTTGGACCCTTACAGACCTTACGGATTTTTTTATTTTGCACCCAGGAGATGGCGTTTCATTTACCGCATAAATAAAGGTGAGAGTCGGGAAGAGGCAACAAGTGCGGATTTTATAAGCAAGTTATTAAAAGAAAGGTTACCGGATGCTAATGTCCGCCAGATGCTTTGGGCGAGTGCTTTCCGTTTAGGACAAGGACAAAGCCATACTTATAGAAAAGGGAGATGGCTTTTGGCGGGGGATGCTGCTCATGCGATGGGGCCTTCTGCTGGAGCTGGTATGATGGTAGGAATACTCGGTGCCTGGCGTCTTGGATGGAGGCTTGCATTGTCACTGAAAACGCACAAAGATTTCAGTGCTTTTTTGGATGATTACTCTGTAGAACAAAGAGTGGGGGCAAGTGAAATCCAAAACAATAATGCACTGATATTCCGGAATATCGCGATTACCAATCTATTTTTAGCCGAAGGACGTTCGCTTTTGATAAAAACGATTTCCAATTTATCCGCCATTGGGAAGAAAGCGATGGAAAAGGAGGCACTGCTTAGCCAAATACTTCCTGTTGATCACTCATTTGATCAGATTAGGCCAGAAGGAAGCATTTCCTTGAAAAAGTTTGGAAAATGGGTAACGGGCAAAAGGGTTCCCTATATTTTAGAAGAAACAGATTTTCACCCCCTAAGAAAAATGGGTCTGGAGCATTCACTAATTTCTATTGGTCGATATCAACCTGAAGAGGAAAAAAGGTTATTTGCTGATATTTATAAAGGTATAGCTTTTCCGGTTAATAAAGATTTGCTAATTCCAAATAAAAATTCTAAATATCGAAATGGATCACAAGCCTACATATTCGCACTTGTAAGACCGGATCAACATATAATATCTATATTTAAAATAAAATAA
- a CDS encoding TetR/AcrR family transcriptional regulator yields MEKTLRQIQAEETRNKLLTAALKLFSQKGFKESTVKEIGKAAGVTDGLIYHYFKSKDELLSAVLEKYTVNRSLKDSLPDFNEEQTLHEQLTIYFKLMFKYLRMRQDFIVMCFSEAQRNPKIHEKLLEIIQQGCNQLEEFIIGRTDKKIDQVTIQNLVTSFFLYFIMWGRFCEDDTAINYHLEQSIKDFLKTIK; encoded by the coding sequence ATGGAAAAAACACTACGTCAAATACAAGCAGAAGAAACTCGAAATAAACTTTTAACTGCCGCTCTAAAGTTATTTTCTCAGAAGGGATTTAAAGAAAGTACAGTAAAAGAAATTGGTAAAGCCGCGGGAGTCACTGATGGATTAATTTATCACTATTTTAAATCTAAAGACGAATTGCTTAGTGCTGTCCTTGAAAAGTATACCGTTAACCGTTCTCTTAAAGACTCTTTACCTGACTTTAACGAGGAACAAACTCTTCATGAACAACTGACTATATATTTCAAGTTAATGTTCAAATATCTTCGAATGCGTCAAGATTTTATTGTTATGTGTTTTTCAGAAGCACAACGTAACCCTAAAATTCATGAAAAATTATTAGAAATTATTCAACAAGGGTGTAATCAGCTAGAAGAGTTTATTATCGGAAGAACTGACAAGAAAATAGATCAGGTGACAATACAAAATCTTGTTACATCATTTTTTCTTTATTTTATTATGTGGGGAAGGTTTTGCGAAGATGACACGGCTATAAACTATCACCTAGAGCAAAGTATCAAGGATTTTTTAAAAACGATAAAGTAA
- a CDS encoding YrhA family protein: MERLVDRNRKNEEKYGSSLRNPASDTEIIKMKQTIQQKLGNIVLPGSYIQFLKKINGLDFNGLAIYGVDETLRDKEVDEEVHGFIEINKLWYENDWQKQYIFFGDSDTAWYCYDLKESVYVELDKPSGTLIKSFDSFDSMLSDALETILL; the protein is encoded by the coding sequence GTGGAAAGACTTGTTGATAGAAATAGAAAAAATGAAGAAAAATATGGAAGTTCGCTTAGAAATCCAGCATCAGATACAGAAATTATAAAAATGAAACAAACTATTCAGCAGAAATTAGGAAACATTGTATTACCTGGGTCATATATTCAATTTCTAAAGAAAATAAATGGATTAGACTTTAATGGATTAGCAATCTACGGTGTTGATGAAACTCTACGTGATAAGGAAGTAGATGAAGAGGTTCATGGATTTATTGAGATAAACAAGCTTTGGTATGAAAATGATTGGCAAAAGCAATATATATTTTTTGGCGACTCTGATACAGCATGGTATTGTTACGACTTAAAAGAGAGTGTATATGTAGAACTTGATAAACCCTCAGGAACTTTGATTAAGTCATTTGATAGTTTTGATTCCATGTTGAGTGATGCACTTGAAACAATTCTTTTGTAA
- a CDS encoding EndoU domain-containing protein — MQDRPISNLLPYAPQHRLAAAGASGGIPHSAVNGEWLRNQLMTMAKKESDFNKSPFNGERINESSLQNKDTGKGDKIASEALGTRTANKGVVFGDEWDDFLKGKYGVDNVVWETETIYEINRLENVDNFRSGALEHILEGELNARGRAVGFHYEGMPTQKGSIVIGTESLPNSKGVYTAMVEVDDVVKSANSSFFPKDWNLQQIVNGINEAYVNRQFISGNRYSGVLSNGLEIQMYLDSSGNIISAFPIY; from the coding sequence ATGCAAGATAGACCTATTTCTAATTTGCTGCCGTATGCTCCGCAACATCGATTAGCCGCAGCAGGAGCTTCTGGTGGAATTCCGCACAGTGCAGTAAATGGCGAATGGTTACGGAATCAATTAATGACCATGGCGAAGAAGGAAAGTGATTTTAATAAATCTCCCTTTAATGGGGAAAGGATTAATGAGTCTTCTTTGCAGAATAAGGATACAGGTAAAGGTGATAAGATAGCTAGCGAAGCTTTAGGAACTAGAACTGCTAATAAAGGTGTAGTATTTGGAGATGAGTGGGATGATTTTCTTAAAGGAAAATATGGAGTTGATAATGTAGTTTGGGAAACTGAAACAATTTATGAAATTAACAGATTGGAAAATGTAGATAATTTTAGGTCAGGAGCTTTGGAACATATACTTGAAGGCGAATTGAATGCTCGAGGAAGGGCTGTTGGTTTTCATTATGAAGGAATGCCTACTCAGAAAGGCTCTATTGTTATTGGAACTGAGTCTTTACCTAACTCAAAAGGAGTTTATACTGCAATGGTAGAGGTTGATGATGTAGTGAAAAGTGCAAATTCATCCTTTTTCCCTAAAGATTGGAATCTGCAGCAAATAGTTAATGGTATTAATGAGGCGTATGTAAATAGACAGTTTATCAGTGGTAATAGATATAGTGGTGTTTTATCGAATGGTTTAGAGATACAAATGTATTTGGATTCAAGTGGGAATATAATATCTGCTTTTCCAATATATTAA
- a CDS encoding T7SS effector LXG polymorphic toxin, whose protein sequence is MTKIFEADALISAMEKRSNEYQEFKEKLLTLKKAFLELADLESFQGKGANAIKSFYQEQAVGVDGWIDLVDEQLAFLDSASGYLEDENVSGNTVVHLPFLEDELSNGIINAKNMVNEQRSELKETLHKIDDLVTIQPFSKNPFYSAINDADRKLRRAREAVQKVDHQLESEYQSSEANQEYVRDFFQQICKIDLFLICCRMLRNID, encoded by the coding sequence ATGACAAAAATATTTGAAGCTGATGCCTTAATTTCTGCAATGGAAAAACGATCAAACGAGTATCAAGAGTTTAAAGAGAAGTTACTTACATTAAAAAAAGCTTTTTTAGAGCTTGCCGATCTTGAGAGTTTTCAAGGAAAAGGCGCAAATGCCATCAAAAGCTTTTATCAGGAACAGGCGGTTGGTGTCGATGGCTGGATCGATCTAGTCGATGAGCAGCTTGCCTTTCTTGACAGTGCTTCCGGATACTTGGAGGATGAAAATGTGTCAGGAAATACAGTCGTCCATCTCCCGTTCTTAGAGGATGAACTGTCGAACGGAATTATTAATGCAAAGAACATGGTCAACGAGCAACGTTCTGAGCTAAAGGAAACGTTACATAAGATTGATGACCTTGTCACGATTCAGCCCTTTAGTAAAAATCCGTTTTATTCAGCAATAAACGATGCTGATCGAAAGCTAAGGCGAGCAAGAGAAGCTGTTCAGAAAGTGGATCATCAATTAGAATCAGAGTATCAATCATCTGAAGCCAACCAAGAGTATGTCCGTGATTTCTTTCAGCAGATATGCAAGATAGACCTATTTCTAATTTGCTGCCGTATGCTCCGCAACATCGATTAG
- a CDS encoding GH39 family glycosyl hydrolase, translated as MDYWLRLKRLLTILLNLLRRSNRIILEDKKIISNGFGVNINQPPNEMDVQLIRDAGLHYARIDLIWEAIEREKGVYNFSSFDRTVDLLKQNRITPYFILAYSNPLYEEDRSVVTTEGRFAYIKFAQAALERYKGLQAFWEIWNEPNLEEFWSPQPSIEMYSYLLKSVAPFIKLKDPSGIVVAPAMSQINSTHRQWLEALLQEGILKYIDAVSVHPYPGGNPELMINDYHQLEALVQEYAIKPMPIISGEWGYTTDRIAEITQAQYMSRMFLINSMLEIPISIWFNWKDQVFDGYGLYRVDDTPKPSYQALSVLTAALNGFIFTDRIEGTRSDEYVLLFNHTSTGKKALALWTTGEPGQINIPFESGTGQLVSMLGETSSITWEDRLIIDVTQSPAYLLVD; from the coding sequence ATGGATTATTGGCTTAGATTAAAAAGGTTATTGACTATATTGCTTAATTTACTGAGACGGTCAAATCGGATTATATTAGAAGATAAGAAGATAATTTCCAACGGATTCGGTGTAAACATTAACCAGCCTCCAAATGAAATGGATGTCCAGCTCATTCGTGATGCGGGATTGCATTATGCAAGAATAGATTTAATCTGGGAAGCTATAGAACGAGAAAAAGGGGTTTATAATTTTTCTTCTTTTGATCGAACCGTAGATTTACTAAAACAAAATAGAATAACGCCTTATTTCATTTTGGCGTATTCAAACCCGTTATACGAAGAAGACAGATCAGTTGTTACAACAGAAGGGCGATTTGCCTATATAAAATTTGCACAAGCAGCTTTAGAAAGGTACAAAGGATTACAAGCATTTTGGGAAATTTGGAATGAACCGAATCTTGAAGAATTTTGGAGTCCTCAACCAAGCATAGAGATGTACTCATATTTACTAAAAAGCGTTGCACCATTTATAAAATTAAAAGATCCAAGCGGTATAGTAGTTGCACCTGCCATGTCTCAGATTAATAGTACCCATCGACAATGGCTAGAAGCGCTCTTACAGGAAGGAATACTTAAATATATTGATGCTGTGTCAGTACATCCATACCCTGGCGGAAACCCGGAATTAATGATTAATGACTATCACCAGCTTGAAGCCTTGGTGCAAGAATATGCTATAAAACCGATGCCCATCATTTCAGGGGAATGGGGCTATACAACAGATAGGATTGCGGAAATTACACAAGCTCAATATATGAGTAGAATGTTTTTAATTAACTCGATGTTAGAAATTCCGATTAGCATTTGGTTCAACTGGAAAGATCAGGTTTTTGACGGTTACGGTTTATATCGAGTTGATGACACCCCTAAGCCTTCTTATCAAGCTCTATCAGTTTTAACAGCCGCCCTAAATGGATTTATATTTACTGATAGAATAGAAGGCACTCGATCAGACGAGTATGTATTATTATTCAATCACACTTCAACTGGCAAGAAAGCACTGGCACTTTGGACAACCGGTGAACCTGGCCAAATTAATATTCCTTTTGAGTCCGGCACTGGCCAATTGGTTTCTATGCTTGGAGAAACAAGCAGCATCACTTGGGAGGACAGATTAATTATAGATGTAACCCAAAGCCCGGCTTATCTTTTAGTAGATTAG
- a CDS encoding RCC1 domain-containing protein has product MDDISPKEAALKVKRWPKDTIEAGRRHTVGLKSDGTVTAVGDNKYGQCNVSGWLDIVAVAAGNVHMATNTGNAHTIGLKSDGTVAAVGWNKHDQCDVNDWRDIVAVAAGWCRTIGLKSDGSVVAVGQNNEDECNVSGWHDIVAVAAGDWHTIGLKSDGTVTAVGNNRYGQRNVSDWRGIVAVETGYLHTVGLKSDGTAVAVGQNKVGQCDVSDWRGIVAIAVGSSHTIGLKSDGTVAAVGWNEYGQCNVSDWCDIVAVAAGCAHTIGLKSDGTVIAVGDNEYGQCDVSDWRGIQLPGN; this is encoded by the coding sequence ATGGATGACATTTCACCGAAAGAAGCGGCGTTAAAGGTGAAACGGTGGCCAAAAGATACCATAGAGGCGGGGCGTCGTCATACCGTTGGACTTAAATCGGACGGCACGGTGACGGCTGTGGGTGATAATAAATATGGCCAATGTAATGTAAGCGGTTGGCTCGATATTGTAGCGGTCGCGGCTGGTAATGTTCATATGGCGACGAACACGGGTAATGCTCATACAATCGGTCTTAAATCTGACGGTACTGTGGCGGCTGTGGGTTGGAATAAACATGACCAATGCGATGTAAACGACTGGCGCGATATTGTAGCGGTTGCGGCGGGTTGGTGTCGTACCATTGGGCTTAAATCGGATGGTTCGGTGGTAGCTGTGGGCCAAAATAATGAAGATGAATGCAATGTAAGCGGCTGGCATGATATTGTGGCGGTCGCGGCGGGTGACTGGCATACCATCGGTCTTAAATCTGACGGCACGGTGACGGCTGTGGGTAATAATCGGTATGGCCAACGCAATGTAAGCGACTGGCGCGGCATAGTGGCGGTTGAGACGGGTTATCTTCATACTGTTGGTCTTAAATCGGATGGCACGGCGGTTGCTGTGGGTCAAAATAAGGTAGGCCAATGCGATGTGAGCGACTGGCGCGGTATTGTGGCGATAGCGGTGGGGAGTAGTCATACCATCGGCCTTAAATCTGACGGTACTGTGGCGGCTGTGGGCTGGAATGAGTATGGTCAATGCAATGTAAGTGACTGGTGCGATATTGTAGCAGTTGCGGCGGGTTGCGCTCATACCATCGGCCTTAAATCTGATGGAACGGTGATTGCTGTTGGTGATAATGAATATGGTCAATGCGATGTAAGCGACTGGCGCGGCATCCAACTGCCTGGCAATTAG
- a CDS encoding alpha/beta fold hydrolase: MDYEIFDLGDVNLQSGVTLPSAFLAYKTYGRLNEKKDNVIVYPTAFGDQHVQNEWLIGNGMALDPQKYFIIVPNLLGNGLSSSPSNTPPPFDRANFPQVTIYDNVKLQHRLVTEKFGIQKIALVVGWSMGGIQSFQWGASYPDMVERIAPFAGVAKTWPQTFVVLDGMKASLMAAVSFDSSKLNQLTSADMRAVGRVYAGWGLSQAFYREELYRELGYDSLADFVAGVWEDSFMKMDPHNFLAMLWTGQFADISANPAYNGDFDEALKSIKALACVMPGSTDLFCTADDNKYEAKLIPNAVFDPIESIWGHFAGRGINSADNKFIDDNLKRLLTLSTNG; the protein is encoded by the coding sequence ATGGATTATGAGATTTTTGATTTGGGTGACGTAAACTTGCAATCAGGAGTGACGTTACCGAGCGCTTTTCTTGCTTATAAGACTTATGGAAGATTGAATGAAAAGAAAGATAATGTCATCGTCTATCCAACTGCTTTTGGCGACCAGCATGTTCAGAATGAATGGTTGATTGGAAACGGCATGGCACTAGATCCGCAGAAATATTTCATTATCGTTCCAAATCTGCTGGGCAACGGATTATCATCGTCTCCCAGTAACACGCCTCCCCCATTCGACCGGGCTAATTTTCCGCAGGTAACCATCTATGACAACGTTAAATTACAGCATCGGCTGGTGACCGAAAAATTTGGCATTCAAAAGATCGCTCTCGTAGTTGGATGGTCAATGGGAGGCATTCAATCATTCCAATGGGGGGCAAGTTATCCAGACATGGTGGAACGAATTGCACCTTTCGCCGGAGTTGCCAAGACCTGGCCCCAAACGTTTGTGGTCCTGGACGGAATGAAAGCTTCGCTCATGGCAGCAGTTAGCTTCGATTCAAGTAAACTAAACCAGTTGACCTCTGCAGACATGCGCGCCGTTGGCCGTGTCTATGCGGGGTGGGGCTTATCGCAGGCGTTTTACAGAGAGGAACTTTATCGTGAGCTGGGATATGACTCATTGGCAGATTTTGTGGCTGGCGTCTGGGAAGATAGCTTTATGAAGATGGATCCGCACAATTTCCTGGCCATGTTATGGACAGGCCAATTTGCAGATATTAGTGCAAATCCCGCCTATAACGGAGATTTCGATGAGGCGCTCAAAAGCATTAAAGCGCTTGCCTGCGTCATGCCAGGGAGCACGGATCTCTTCTGCACGGCGGACGATAACAAATACGAGGCTAAGCTTATACCTAATGCTGTTTTTGATCCTATCGAGTCGATCTGGGGTCATTTTGCCGGTCGCGGAATCAACAGTGCCGATAATAAATTTATTGATGACAACCTAAAACGCTTGTTGACGCTTAGTACAAACGGATAG